A single genomic interval of Bacillus oleivorans harbors:
- a CDS encoding ABC transporter ATP-binding protein, which produces MTRQPVLKVNHLRTSFFTADGEIPAVDDVSFYVNKGEVLGIVGESGCGKSVTSLSIMKLIPSPPGKIVGGEIWMEDEDIVKSSERRMRKIRGNEIAMIFQEPMTSLNPLFTIGNQLIEGIRIHEKVSKKEAEKRAVDMLKLVGLPRAEELMKEYPHQLSGGMRQRVMIAMALSCKPKILIADEPTTALDVTIQAQILDLMKQLNKQLGTAIMLITHDLGVVAEVCERVMVMYAGQVVEEATVSDIFKNPKHPYTIGLLQSIPDIRGKKEKLYSIPGQVPKPGSILNGCRFYARCPHAMDRCKGEDPSLYQVGEGHQVRCFLAEEGREVY; this is translated from the coding sequence GTGACGAGGCAACCAGTCTTGAAGGTGAATCATTTAAGAACGTCTTTTTTTACAGCAGACGGAGAAATACCGGCCGTTGATGATGTTTCTTTTTATGTGAATAAGGGTGAGGTTTTAGGCATTGTGGGGGAGTCTGGGTGCGGCAAAAGTGTAACTTCCTTGTCAATCATGAAGCTAATCCCCTCACCGCCCGGAAAAATTGTCGGCGGGGAAATTTGGATGGAAGATGAGGACATTGTGAAGTCCTCTGAGAGACGAATGCGAAAAATCCGCGGAAATGAAATTGCGATGATTTTTCAGGAACCGATGACATCTTTAAATCCCCTGTTTACCATTGGGAACCAATTAATTGAGGGGATTCGGATTCATGAAAAGGTTTCGAAAAAAGAGGCTGAAAAAAGAGCAGTGGATATGTTAAAGCTTGTGGGCCTTCCAAGAGCCGAAGAACTGATGAAGGAATATCCCCATCAGCTTTCAGGCGGGATGAGGCAGAGGGTCATGATTGCGATGGCTCTGTCGTGTAAGCCAAAGATATTGATTGCCGATGAACCGACTACCGCACTAGACGTAACGATTCAGGCACAGATATTAGATTTAATGAAACAGCTGAATAAACAATTAGGAACCGCGATTATGCTGATCACGCATGATCTAGGAGTAGTGGCTGAAGTGTGTGAACGGGTCATGGTGATGTATGCTGGACAAGTTGTCGAAGAGGCCACTGTTTCCGATATTTTTAAAAATCCAAAACATCCCTATACCATCGGGCTGCTTCAATCAATACCAGATATTAGAGGCAAAAAGGAAAAGCTCTACTCGATCCCAGGACAAGTTCCAAAGCCGGGTTCCATCCTAAATGGCTGCCGTTTTTATGCGCGCTGTCCACATGCCATGGATCGGTGTAAGGGGGAAGACCCGTCGCTTTATCAGGTCGGCGAGGGTCATCAGGTCCGGTGCTTTTTGGCTGAAGAAGGGAGGGAGGTTTATTGA
- a CDS encoding ABC transporter permease, with product MFAYTIRRLLQLVPVLFGLLFIVFMMIRAIPGDPAQLILGQAATKEAIDAMREQLGLNEPWYTQFFIYVAGLFSGDLGTSIRTNSPITEEIWPFLAATFELSFCAMLIAVVIGVNAGIISAWFKRSWFDYSAMVLALIGVSMPIFWLGLMEQWIFAIQLEWLPTSGREEVRNPVEAITHLYLIDTLMQGETGQFWVVIKHLILPSVALATIPMAIIARITRSTMLEVMNSDFIRTARAKGMSAFWVVYKHSLKNAVIPVLTVIGLQTGLLLGGAILTETIFSWPGIGRYIYEAINYRDYPVVQSGILIIAILFVFINLIVDLLYAAIDPRIKYR from the coding sequence TTGTTCGCCTATACGATTAGAAGACTTTTACAGTTAGTTCCGGTTCTCTTTGGTTTGTTGTTTATCGTTTTTATGATGATTCGCGCCATTCCCGGTGACCCAGCCCAGCTGATTTTAGGACAGGCTGCTACCAAAGAAGCCATTGATGCCATGAGAGAGCAGCTTGGTCTGAATGAACCTTGGTACACTCAATTTTTTATCTACGTTGCTGGCTTATTTTCTGGGGACCTTGGAACATCCATCCGAACGAACAGCCCGATAACAGAGGAGATTTGGCCCTTTTTAGCAGCAACGTTTGAGCTATCTTTCTGTGCGATGCTAATTGCGGTTGTAATAGGTGTAAATGCAGGAATTATCAGTGCTTGGTTTAAACGGTCATGGTTTGATTATAGTGCAATGGTTTTGGCCTTAATCGGGGTTTCGATGCCAATCTTTTGGCTTGGTTTAATGGAGCAGTGGATCTTCGCCATCCAGTTAGAATGGCTCCCAACCTCAGGGAGAGAAGAAGTCCGAAATCCGGTTGAAGCAATCACCCACCTATATTTAATTGATACCTTAATGCAAGGAGAGACCGGACAGTTTTGGGTAGTTATTAAACATTTAATTCTGCCAAGTGTTGCTCTCGCCACAATTCCGATGGCGATCATCGCCCGGATCACAAGATCGACCATGCTTGAAGTGATGAATTCTGATTTTATCCGGACGGCACGGGCAAAGGGGATGTCGGCGTTTTGGGTGGTTTATAAACATTCATTAAAAAATGCGGTTATCCCTGTGCTGACAGTCATCGGTCTGCAGACAGGCCTGCTATTAGGCGGTGCGATTTTAACGGAAACAATTTTTAGCTGGCCAGGCATTGGCCGTTATATTTATGAAGCAATCAATTATCGGGATTACCCGGTTGTACAGTCAGGAATTCTTATAATAGCTATTCTATTTGTCTTCATAAACCTCATTGTGGATCTTTTGTATGCTGCAATTGATCCGCGTATCAAGTATCGCTAG
- a CDS encoding ABC transporter ATP-binding protein, with protein sequence MSTTLLKVEGIQKAFPITGGILGRKVREVKAVQDISFTLNKGETFGLVGESGCGKSTTGRMLLRLIEPDQGSIWFEEKNLTQLKQDEMRKMRKHMQMIFQDPFASLNPRHSVQKILEEPLIVHGITDAKERKQRVLEMLEVVGLSPYHAKRYPHQFSGGQRQRIGIARALMTRPKLIIADEPVSALDVSIQSQVLNLLSELQETFALTYIFISHDLGVVRHISDRVGVMYLGRMMELGGTEDLYSEPLHPYTKTLLSAIPVPDPDLNRDRIVVKGDVPDPANPPAGCPFHTRCPDKMDVCSKELPIFKEHKPGHFVACHLYQ encoded by the coding sequence TTGAGTACAACCCTATTAAAAGTAGAAGGAATTCAAAAGGCTTTTCCGATTACCGGGGGAATTTTGGGCAGAAAGGTTAGGGAAGTCAAAGCTGTTCAGGATATTAGTTTTACATTAAATAAAGGTGAGACCTTTGGGCTTGTTGGCGAAAGCGGCTGCGGAAAATCAACGACTGGCAGGATGCTGCTCCGCTTAATTGAACCGGACCAAGGCAGTATTTGGTTTGAAGAAAAAAATCTGACTCAGTTAAAACAGGACGAAATGAGAAAAATGCGCAAACATATGCAGATGATTTTTCAGGATCCTTTTGCGTCTTTAAACCCGCGGCATTCGGTACAAAAAATTTTGGAAGAGCCCTTAATTGTTCATGGAATAACAGATGCAAAAGAGCGCAAACAAAGAGTGCTCGAAATGTTGGAGGTGGTGGGCTTAAGTCCTTACCATGCCAAAAGATACCCGCACCAGTTTAGCGGCGGACAAAGGCAAAGAATCGGGATTGCCCGTGCCTTGATGACGAGGCCAAAATTGATTATTGCGGATGAGCCGGTTTCGGCACTTGATGTTTCGATCCAGTCCCAGGTATTAAATCTCCTATCTGAACTGCAGGAGACTTTTGCACTAACGTATATTTTTATTTCCCATGATTTAGGGGTGGTTCGCCATATCAGCGATCGGGTCGGGGTTATGTATTTAGGAAGGATGATGGAGCTTGGCGGTACCGAGGATTTATATAGTGAGCCGCTCCATCCTTACACGAAAACACTGTTATCGGCGATACCAGTTCCTGACCCGGATTTGAACCGGGATCGGATTGTGGTAAAAGGGGATGTTCCTGATCCGGCCAATCCTCCTGCAGGCTGTCCTTTTCATACACGCTGTCCTGATAAAATGGATGTTTGCTCAAAGGAACTTCCAATTTTTAAGGAACACAAACCAGGTCATTTTGTCGCATGCCATCTGTATCAATAA
- a CDS encoding ABC transporter permease, with amino-acid sequence MEAKLIEIKDNEQPVSPWIEAWKIFMKNKLALAGAVIVLFFIAIALLAPVIAPTGYNDQEIAKRLLAPSSEHWFGTDDFGRDIFSRIIYGARISLWVGFFAVMGSMIAGCLLGIIAGYYGRWVDAIISRFFDILLAFPSILLAIGIVTVLGPSLRNALIAIAIINIPNFGRLIRSRVLSVKQEEYIVAAKAVGMKNRRILFQHIMPNSMAPIIIQGSLAVATAIIEAAALGFLGLGAEAPQPEWGKMLADSRNYLYNAPWTMIFPGLAIMLTVLGFNLMGDGLRDALDPRMKE; translated from the coding sequence ATGGAAGCGAAACTAATAGAAATAAAGGATAATGAACAACCTGTTTCCCCATGGATTGAGGCGTGGAAGATATTTATGAAAAATAAATTGGCATTAGCGGGAGCTGTTATTGTTTTATTTTTTATAGCGATTGCCTTGCTGGCACCTGTCATTGCCCCTACAGGCTATAACGATCAGGAAATCGCGAAACGGCTGCTCGCTCCATCCAGTGAGCATTGGTTTGGTACAGATGATTTTGGCCGCGATATATTTTCGAGAATTATATACGGCGCCAGAATTTCGCTTTGGGTCGGATTTTTCGCAGTTATGGGCTCGATGATTGCCGGGTGTTTGTTGGGGATTATTGCAGGCTATTATGGAAGATGGGTAGATGCGATCATATCAAGGTTTTTTGATATTTTACTAGCCTTCCCAAGTATCTTGCTTGCGATCGGGATTGTTACGGTTCTTGGGCCATCTTTAAGGAATGCTTTGATTGCAATAGCGATTATAAACATTCCTAACTTTGGCAGGCTAATCAGGTCAAGGGTTCTAAGTGTGAAGCAGGAGGAGTATATCGTAGCTGCAAAAGCAGTTGGCATGAAAAATCGCCGCATCCTCTTCCAGCATATTATGCCAAATAGTATGGCTCCTATTATTATTCAGGGATCATTAGCAGTAGCAACGGCGATAATTGAAGCTGCCGCATTAGGGTTCTTAGGATTAGGTGCCGAGGCGCCTCAGCCTGAATGGGGCAAAATGCTGGCAGATTCACGCAACTATTTGTACAATGCACCGTGGACAATGATTTTCCCGGGGCTAGCGATTATGCTGACCGTGCTCGGCTTTAACCTGATGGGAGACGGACTCCGAGATGCCCTTGATCCTCGGATGAAAGAATAA
- a CDS encoding FUSC family protein, whose protein sequence is MKLGARIFKTGLAIMLALFVAEILGLPAPLFAGIAAIFSIQPTVYRSYLSIIEQIQSNIIGAVVAFLFVYFLGNDILVIGLAAIVVIAINLKLKTDSTIGLSLVTVIAIMENPGSELFSYALLRFSTIMVGVASSFVINLVFLPPKYETKLYYRISNTTDEIIRWIRIQPSMSSEHTLLKADIKKLKENLVKMDQLYLLYKEERNYFKKTALSKYRKLVIYRHMISTSGRALNILKRLHRYENELHLMPEGFQEAIHEHLNTLTVLHEQLLLQFLGKVRTSELSEKHTQFRKELMDLFFLYEKCMDREDQYHLFHMLQLISDVMEYGEYLEHLEKLIHNFYTFHKEENILTITEEEEV, encoded by the coding sequence ATGAAATTAGGTGCACGGATCTTTAAAACTGGGTTAGCGATTATGTTGGCTCTGTTTGTAGCTGAAATTCTGGGCTTACCCGCTCCTTTGTTTGCCGGAATTGCGGCTATCTTTTCGATTCAGCCGACTGTTTACAGATCTTATTTATCAATTATTGAACAGATTCAATCAAATATTATAGGGGCAGTCGTCGCCTTTTTATTTGTATATTTTCTCGGAAACGATATTTTAGTTATTGGACTTGCGGCTATTGTCGTGATTGCCATTAATTTAAAATTAAAAACAGATAGTACGATTGGACTTTCGTTAGTAACCGTTATTGCGATAATGGAGAACCCGGGGAGTGAATTATTCTCCTACGCCTTGCTTCGTTTTTCTACGATTATGGTTGGGGTTGCTTCATCCTTTGTCATTAACCTGGTGTTTCTGCCGCCGAAATATGAAACAAAGCTATACTACCGCATTTCCAATACAACGGATGAAATTATTCGCTGGATTCGGATCCAGCCTAGCATGAGTTCTGAACACACGCTTTTAAAAGCCGATATTAAAAAACTCAAAGAAAATCTGGTAAAAATGGATCAGCTTTATCTTCTTTATAAAGAAGAGCGTAACTATTTTAAGAAAACGGCTTTAAGTAAATACCGAAAACTCGTGATTTACCGTCACATGATCTCCACAAGCGGACGCGCTTTAAATATTTTAAAGAGATTGCACCGCTATGAGAATGAACTCCATCTGATGCCTGAAGGGTTTCAAGAAGCGATTCATGAACACTTGAATACGCTGACGGTTTTACACGAACAGCTGCTGCTTCAATTTTTAGGCAAGGTTCGAACTTCGGAGTTATCCGAAAAACATACTCAATTCCGAAAAGAACTTATGGATCTCTTTTTCTTGTATGAAAAATGTATGGATCGCGAAGATCAATATCACTTATTCCATATGCTTCAGCTGATTTCAGATGTGATGGAATACGGAGAATATTTAGAGCATCTTGAGAAACTGATCCATAACTTCTATACCTTTCATAAAGAAGAAAATATACTAACTATTACTGAGGAAGAAGAAGTTTAA
- a CDS encoding M24 family metallopeptidase, whose amino-acid sequence MEHRVSKLKKKMDENGWEGVILISAENRYYFSGFQGSSGVILIQKDSETLFTDFRYTDQAREQAKGFEVVQHQQNMIEMVCHYFPSYKAITIGVELDSLPAEIFLEIQSRLPNAKLVNVSTAVYDIRMIKDESEIASIQKAIEICDQAFNHILGFIRPGVSEKEIGLELEIVMRKLGAQKIKPNHVIASGPRSCLPHGQATERIVEVGDFVKMDYGAIVDGYYSDFTRTVVIGPPSQKQQEIYDIVLRAQEESLKHIGPGKTCSEMDEIGRSVIREAGYGDNFGHSLGHSLGLAIHEKPGMRSTDHTVLQEGMVITVEPGIYIPGFGGVRIEDLVVITKDGHRNLTKSTKELQVIPTHIEV is encoded by the coding sequence ATGGAACATCGAGTATCAAAATTGAAGAAAAAGATGGACGAAAATGGTTGGGAGGGAGTCATACTAATATCCGCCGAAAATCGTTATTACTTTTCTGGTTTTCAGGGTTCGAGCGGAGTGATTCTTATCCAAAAAGATTCTGAAACTCTATTTACGGATTTCCGATACACTGACCAAGCGAGGGAGCAAGCTAAAGGATTTGAGGTTGTCCAGCATCAGCAAAACATGATTGAAATGGTATGCCATTATTTTCCTTCCTATAAAGCCATTACAATCGGAGTAGAATTAGACTCACTTCCAGCGGAGATATTTTTAGAAATACAATCTAGATTACCAAATGCTAAATTAGTTAATGTTTCAACTGCTGTATATGACATTCGAATGATTAAGGATGAAAGCGAAATCGCATCGATCCAGAAAGCGATTGAAATATGCGATCAAGCATTTAATCACATATTAGGATTTATCCGGCCAGGTGTATCAGAAAAGGAAATTGGCTTAGAGCTTGAAATTGTGATGAGAAAGCTTGGGGCACAAAAAATTAAACCGAACCATGTGATTGCATCAGGTCCGAGATCATGCTTGCCACATGGACAAGCAACGGAACGCATCGTAGAAGTTGGGGATTTTGTAAAAATGGATTATGGTGCCATTGTGGACGGTTATTATTCAGACTTTACAAGAACAGTTGTAATCGGTCCGCCAAGCCAAAAGCAGCAGGAGATCTATGATATAGTGTTGAGAGCACAAGAAGAATCGCTAAAGCATATTGGTCCAGGGAAAACTTGCAGTGAAATGGATGAAATTGGACGCTCCGTTATTAGGGAGGCGGGTTATGGAGATAACTTTGGCCATAGTCTGGGGCACTCGCTTGGACTAGCTATTCATGAAAAGCCAGGAATGCGTTCAACAGACCACACGGTTCTCCAAGAGGGAATGGTGATCACGGTTGAACCAGGTATCTATATTCCTGGGTTCGGGGGTGTCCGTATCGAAGACCTCGTCGTCATTACAAAAGATGGACACCGAAATTTGACTAAATCGACAAAAGAACTTCAAGTAATACCGACCCATATTGAGGTCTAA
- a CDS encoding glutathione ABC transporter substrate-binding protein: protein MNRRKQTWLGLCLATIISLLLSACTGNQDPGALGESDSNNSGNSGDLIIAVLSDATQLDPHLGTDIPSANVYHGKIFEGLVRQDENMEIQPALATEWEQIDDTTWEFTLREGVKFHDGTEFTAEAVKKTIERVQAEETASPRKNLFEMITEVNVIDDHKVQLKTAYPFAPLLANLSHYASGIISPALIDSGEKVGQNPVGTGPFKFDSWKPGQEIKLVRNDDYWGDKPKVESVTFKVVPEDSTRMAMVETGEAHIANPVPVTEIERIEASDSMKLLRTDALGIDYIGFNTQKKPFNDPRVRHAISYAVDTEAIVEGVYNNVGTVATGPMGPSVWGHDPNLKGYEYNVEKAKELLAEAGYADGFKTTIWTNDSKERMDVAEVVQSQLKGIGIEVEVKVVEWGAYLEATANGEHDMFILGWSNMTGDADYNQYFLFHSDARGNPGNRSFYSNPTVDDLIDRGRQESDPEKRLAIYAEAQAIELEDAPAIFLRNDESLAITGKNVKGFWMSPAEIYMIDDVTIE, encoded by the coding sequence ATGAATAGAAGAAAACAAACTTGGTTAGGGTTATGTTTGGCAACCATTATTTCTTTACTCTTATCAGCTTGCACAGGAAATCAGGATCCTGGTGCATTAGGAGAATCAGATAGTAATAATTCAGGGAATTCTGGGGATCTAATTATTGCTGTATTATCAGATGCCACACAACTGGATCCACATTTGGGAACCGATATCCCTTCGGCTAACGTTTACCATGGTAAAATTTTCGAAGGGCTTGTCCGTCAGGATGAAAATATGGAAATCCAGCCTGCATTAGCTACAGAATGGGAACAAATTGATGATACGACCTGGGAATTCACACTGCGGGAAGGTGTTAAATTCCACGACGGAACTGAATTTACGGCAGAGGCTGTTAAAAAGACGATTGAACGGGTTCAGGCAGAAGAAACTGCTTCACCGCGTAAAAACTTATTCGAAATGATTACGGAAGTGAATGTGATCGATGACCATAAGGTACAGTTGAAGACTGCCTATCCTTTTGCACCTTTGCTAGCTAATTTATCACACTATGCATCAGGTATTATAAGTCCTGCTTTAATAGATTCTGGAGAAAAAGTTGGGCAAAATCCAGTTGGTACGGGTCCATTCAAGTTTGACAGCTGGAAGCCAGGACAAGAAATTAAGCTAGTTCGCAATGATGACTATTGGGGAGATAAACCAAAAGTCGAGTCAGTTACATTCAAGGTAGTTCCAGAAGACTCTACTAGAATGGCAATGGTTGAAACGGGTGAAGCACACATTGCCAATCCGGTCCCAGTAACGGAGATTGAAAGAATCGAAGCCAGTGACTCGATGAAGCTGCTTCGTACAGATGCCCTTGGGATTGACTACATTGGCTTTAACACACAAAAGAAACCATTTAATGATCCTCGTGTAAGACATGCGATTAGTTATGCTGTTGATACCGAAGCCATTGTCGAAGGTGTATACAATAATGTGGGTACAGTGGCAACAGGTCCAATGGGTCCTAGCGTATGGGGACATGATCCAAATCTGAAAGGCTATGAATATAACGTTGAGAAAGCAAAAGAATTGCTTGCAGAAGCTGGATACGCAGATGGCTTTAAAACGACGATTTGGACAAATGATAGCAAGGAACGTATGGATGTGGCAGAAGTCGTACAATCCCAGTTAAAAGGAATTGGGATTGAGGTTGAAGTGAAAGTGGTAGAATGGGGTGCATATCTAGAAGCAACAGCGAACGGTGAACATGATATGTTCATCTTAGGTTGGTCTAACATGACGGGTGATGCGGATTATAACCAATATTTCTTATTCCATTCCGATGCAAGAGGAAATCCAGGAAACCGATCTTTCTATAGTAACCCAACCGTTGATGATTTGATTGACCGCGGTCGCCAAGAGTCAGATCCAGAGAAGCGATTAGCCATTTACGCAGAGGCTCAAGCAATTGAATTAGAAGATGCACCAGCCATCTTCCTCCGCAATGACGAATCATTAGCCATAACAGGGAAAAACGTAAAAGGCTTCTGGATGAGCCCAGCAGAAATCTATATGATAGATGATGTAACCATTGAATAA
- a CDS encoding ABC transporter substrate-binding protein — MRKKSWGKWLSLLLIVMLVLAACNSNNTAEEPEEEEPDTEQPNNDDAGDDGTADEGETMDTLVFGRGGDSVALDPAIATDGESFKVTKNIYETLVEFGPQDTELYPGLATEWTPSDDGLTYTLKLREGVKFHDGTDFNADAVVYNFERWKAGSKEQFYYYNSQFSGIIDTVTAVDPYTVEFKLTRPLAPFLKNLAMSPFAIASPTAIEEHGDKFTENPVGTGPYIFQEWKRNDRITIVKNENYWDSEFPKLETIIFRSIPDNSARVNALMSGEVDLIDGVNYSDMPQIEANPDLQVFNRPSMNIAYLGLTATREPFNNKLVRQAINHAIDKEAIIAAFYEGAAQPAVNPMPPVIAGYNDEIAGYEYDPEKAKQLLAEAGFADGFEMELWAMPVPRPYMPNGQKVAEAIQANLADVGITATIVTYEWGVYLEKARLGEADAFLLGWTGDNGDPDNFLYVLLDKDSIGSNNYTYYSNDELHEILIQAQSETDPATREALYKQAQEIIHEDAPWVPLVHAEPALAGKKGIENFLPHPTGSDVLAAVTFKQ; from the coding sequence ATGAGGAAAAAAAGTTGGGGTAAGTGGCTCAGTCTTTTGTTAATTGTCATGCTGGTGCTGGCTGCATGCAACAGTAACAACACAGCTGAGGAACCGGAAGAGGAAGAACCTGATACAGAGCAGCCGAACAATGATGACGCAGGTGATGATGGAACTGCCGATGAAGGCGAGACAATGGATACGCTCGTCTTTGGCAGAGGCGGTGATTCAGTCGCCTTAGATCCGGCGATTGCGACGGATGGCGAATCTTTCAAAGTTACGAAAAATATTTACGAAACGCTTGTAGAGTTTGGTCCGCAGGATACGGAACTTTATCCGGGGCTAGCAACCGAGTGGACTCCATCTGACGATGGTTTAACCTACACCTTAAAGCTGAGAGAAGGTGTAAAATTCCATGATGGTACTGATTTTAACGCAGATGCGGTTGTCTACAACTTTGAGAGATGGAAAGCGGGCAGCAAAGAACAGTTTTATTACTATAACTCCCAATTTTCAGGCATTATTGACACTGTAACAGCTGTTGATCCTTATACGGTTGAATTTAAGTTAACAAGACCATTGGCACCGTTTCTTAAAAACCTGGCCATGTCACCATTCGCCATCGCCAGCCCAACGGCGATTGAAGAGCACGGTGACAAATTTACAGAAAATCCAGTCGGAACAGGGCCATATATATTCCAAGAATGGAAGCGCAACGACCGGATTACGATTGTGAAAAATGAAAACTATTGGGATTCAGAATTTCCAAAGCTTGAGACGATTATTTTCCGCTCAATTCCAGATAATTCAGCCCGTGTGAATGCACTTATGTCAGGTGAGGTTGATTTAATCGATGGTGTGAACTATAGCGATATGCCACAGATCGAAGCAAATCCTGATTTGCAAGTATTTAACCGGCCTTCTATGAACATTGCCTACCTCGGTCTTACAGCGACAAGAGAACCTTTCAATAACAAGCTTGTTCGTCAGGCGATCAACCATGCGATAGACAAAGAAGCGATTATTGCCGCGTTTTATGAAGGAGCAGCGCAGCCGGCAGTCAACCCAATGCCGCCTGTTATTGCCGGATATAATGATGAAATTGCAGGTTATGAATACGATCCTGAAAAAGCAAAACAACTATTAGCTGAAGCAGGCTTTGCAGATGGCTTTGAAATGGAGCTATGGGCGATGCCGGTTCCAAGACCATATATGCCAAACGGACAAAAGGTTGCCGAAGCGATTCAGGCAAACCTTGCCGATGTGGGCATTACAGCAACGATTGTCACTTATGAGTGGGGTGTCTATTTAGAAAAAGCTAGACTTGGTGAAGCAGATGCATTCCTGCTTGGCTGGACAGGTGATAACGGGGATCCAGATAACTTCCTCTATGTATTGCTTGACAAAGATTCAATCGGAAGCAACAACTACACGTATTATTCCAATGATGAACTGCATGAAATCTTAATCCAGGCCCAATCTGAAACGGATCCGGCTACACGTGAAGCCTTATACAAGCAAGCTCAGGAAATCATCCATGAAGATGCCCCTTGGGTACCGCTTGTCCATGCTGAACCAGCTTTAGCCGGCAAAAAGGGAATCGAGAACTTCTTGCCGCACCCAACCGGCTCTGACGTCCTTGCCGCTGTGACATTTAAACAATAA
- the nikC gene encoding nickel transporter permease: MTEEGTNVSSLVNTEKSNTVSIKTAKKQKPWLELGKALLHNKMSLIGGFIIVIYLVMALLAPVIAPYDPYEIDLVNKLEAPSSEHIMGTDDKGRDIFSRILYGSQLSLSVGVVSVLIGAFFGIILGIVSGYYGKWIDTIIMRVIDVLLAFPGILLALAIVSALGPSLINVMVAVGVFSIPTFARIVRGSTLAAKKMEYIDAIKVLGASDAKIIFVHILPNILSPIIVQGTLRLATAILSAAGLSFLGMGAQPPSAEWGAMLSDGRDFLWTAPHIALFPGLAIAIIVLAFNLFGDGLRDALDPRMKQ; encoded by the coding sequence ATGACAGAGGAGGGAACAAACGTGAGCAGCCTAGTCAACACAGAAAAATCGAATACTGTATCAATAAAAACAGCAAAAAAACAAAAGCCGTGGCTGGAGTTAGGCAAGGCACTCTTGCATAATAAAATGTCACTCATTGGCGGCTTCATTATTGTTATTTATCTGGTCATGGCTTTACTTGCACCAGTTATTGCACCTTACGATCCTTATGAAATTGATTTGGTAAATAAATTAGAAGCTCCATCTTCCGAGCACATCATGGGAACAGATGATAAAGGAAGAGATATATTTAGCCGTATTCTTTATGGGTCCCAGCTTTCTCTTTCCGTAGGTGTTGTATCGGTATTAATCGGAGCCTTTTTTGGGATTATTTTAGGAATCGTTTCCGGTTACTACGGTAAATGGATTGACACCATAATTATGAGGGTTATTGATGTGCTTCTTGCCTTTCCTGGAATCCTATTAGCGCTTGCGATTGTCAGTGCGCTAGGTCCCAGCTTAATCAATGTCATGGTTGCAGTTGGAGTCTTTTCAATTCCTACTTTTGCGAGGATTGTGAGAGGTTCGACACTAGCAGCGAAAAAAATGGAGTACATCGACGCCATTAAAGTCTTAGGAGCAAGCGACGCAAAAATCATTTTCGTTCATATATTACCGAATATTTTATCACCTATTATCGTACAAGGTACTTTACGTCTAGCCACAGCGATTCTCTCCGCTGCTGGATTATCCTTCCTTGGAATGGGGGCACAGCCTCCCTCAGCGGAATGGGGAGCCATGCTGAGTGATGGGCGCGACTTTTTATGGACTGCCCCTCATATCGCCCTGTTCCCTGGTTTAGCAATTGCGATTATCGTGTTAGCTTTCAACCTATTCGGGGATGGTTTACGCGATGCATTAGATCCTAGGATGAAACAATAA